From Humisphaera borealis, the proteins below share one genomic window:
- the frr gene encoding ribosome recycling factor, whose translation MPADDIMMDCEENMEKAIEHLKHEMRTVRTGRASPAMVENIRAEYYGTPTELRGMAAISVPEATQLLIKPFDAGSLKFIEKAINDAKLPITVRNDGKTLRLILPAMSQEVRKKMVSQVKGFSETAKIHIRNARRDANKLADAEQKGGILTEDQGAKLKEDIQELTKSYESKVDEAIAKKEKEIMEV comes from the coding sequence ATGCCTGCCGACGACATCATGATGGACTGCGAAGAGAATATGGAAAAGGCGATCGAGCACCTGAAGCACGAGATGCGCACCGTGCGCACCGGTCGAGCCTCGCCGGCAATGGTCGAAAACATCCGCGCCGAGTACTACGGCACACCCACCGAACTGCGCGGCATGGCGGCGATCAGCGTCCCCGAGGCGACGCAACTGCTCATCAAGCCTTTCGATGCGGGCAGCCTGAAGTTCATTGAAAAGGCGATCAACGACGCGAAGCTTCCCATCACCGTTCGCAATGACGGCAAGACGCTTCGGCTCATCCTGCCGGCGATGTCGCAGGAAGTCCGCAAGAAGATGGTGTCGCAGGTGAAGGGGTTCTCGGAAACTGCCAAGATCCACATCCGCAACGCCCGCCGCGACGCCAACAAGCTCGCCGACGCCGAGCAGAAGGGCGGCATCCTGACCGAAGACCAGGGCGCCAAGCTCAAGGAAGACATCCAGGAACTGACCAAGAGCTACGAAAGCAAGGTGGATGAAGCGATCGCAAAGAAGGAAAAGGAAATCATGGAGGTGTAG
- a CDS encoding Trm112 family protein — protein MPTSANIDAETLDLLRCPFTRSRLQQEGDELVAEVGGLRYPIREGFPVMLMEEAKLPAGVATLDELRAKLIAEGVQTT, from the coding sequence ATGCCCACTTCCGCCAACATCGACGCCGAAACTCTCGATCTTCTCCGCTGCCCCTTTACCCGCAGCCGACTGCAGCAAGAAGGGGACGAGCTGGTCGCCGAGGTCGGCGGTTTGCGCTACCCGATCCGTGAAGGATTCCCCGTGATGCTGATGGAAGAGGCGAAGCTGCCGGCGGGCGTGGCAACTTTGGACGAACTGCGGGCTAAGCTGATCGCGGAGGGCGTGCAGACGACCTGA